In Thiospirochaeta perfilievii, a single window of DNA contains:
- the fliG gene encoding flagellar motor switch protein FliG, producing the protein MAKKKQTHKEELTGRQKAAIFLVTLGSEISSEIFKHLREDEIEILTFEIARLENIDSEQRDKVLAEFQELMIAQDFISNGGIDYARELLEKSLGNQKAVDIINRLTSSLQTRPFDFIRRTDPAHLLNFIQQEHPQTIALILAYLEPAKASIILGQLPAEKQSDVARRIATMQRTSPEILREVERVLEKKLSSVSQEDYTSAGGVESIVEILNLVDRTTEKSIIEVLEEDDPELAEEIKKRMFVFEDIVMLDDKSIQKIMREVDTSELSKALKGVDADVQDKIYRNMSKRAAALLKEDMEYMGPTRRKDVEDAQQKIVSIIRKLEEQGEVIIARSGEEDVLV; encoded by the coding sequence ATGGCTAAGAAGAAGCAGACCCACAAAGAGGAACTTACAGGACGGCAAAAGGCCGCAATTTTCCTTGTAACCCTTGGATCTGAAATATCCTCGGAAATTTTTAAACACCTAAGGGAAGATGAAATTGAAATATTAACCTTTGAAATTGCCAGATTAGAGAATATCGATTCTGAGCAGAGAGATAAGGTTTTAGCAGAGTTTCAAGAGTTAATGATAGCACAGGATTTTATATCTAATGGTGGTATTGACTACGCTAGAGAGTTACTAGAGAAATCCCTTGGGAATCAAAAAGCTGTTGATATAATAAATAGATTAACTTCTTCCCTACAAACTAGACCATTTGATTTTATTAGAAGAACTGACCCTGCCCATCTTTTAAACTTTATTCAGCAGGAGCATCCACAAACTATTGCACTTATTCTAGCCTACTTAGAACCGGCAAAAGCATCAATTATTCTAGGGCAACTTCCGGCAGAGAAGCAGTCTGATGTTGCTAGGAGAATTGCAACAATGCAGAGAACATCCCCTGAGATTTTAAGGGAAGTTGAGAGGGTTCTAGAGAAAAAACTATCATCAGTATCCCAGGAAGATTATACGTCAGCTGGTGGTGTTGAGAGTATTGTTGAGATTTTAAACCTTGTAGATAGAACAACAGAGAAGAGTATTATTGAGGTTCTAGAAGAGGATGATCCAGAGTTAGCAGAAGAGATTAAGAAGAGAATGTTTGTATTCGAGGATATTGTTATGCTTGATGATAAATCAATTCAGAAAATTATGCGTGAAGTTGATACTTCCGAGTTATCAAAAGCTCTTAAGGGTGTAGATGCGGATGTTCAAGATAAAATATATAGAAATATGAGTAAGAGGGCTGCAGCCCTATTAAAAGAGGATATGGAGTATATGGGACCTACAAGACGGAAGGATGTAGAGGATGCCCAGCAGAAAATAGTTTCAATTATTAGAAAACTTGAGGAACAAGGTGAAGTTATCATTGCCAGAAGTGGTGAAGAGGACGTACTGGTTTAA
- a CDS encoding amino acid ABC transporter permease, whose product MFSLKRYFLLKNPSDRPPRGAILLNFTIIFIFLAIFIIKGFSILDYDLRWDNVYKYKDNLLTGFYTTIVLSLISLLFSVIIGLFFGVFGRSRFLPLRVVSKIYIEIIRGTPLIVQILIFFYVVANFIGIDNRYVAGVIIMSFFSGAYIAEIIRAGVDSIGETQRETAKAIGLSKTQTYRYILFPQVLTRVLPPLAGQFASLIKDSSLLSIIAIKEFTMAAREINANTFSTIESYVPLAVGYLLLTIPISILTGYLERKFKYET is encoded by the coding sequence ATGTTTAGTTTAAAAAGATATTTTTTATTAAAAAATCCCTCGGATAGACCTCCGAGGGGGGCTATACTCTTAAATTTTACTATTATATTTATTTTTCTGGCAATATTTATAATTAAGGGTTTCTCAATTCTTGATTATGATCTCAGGTGGGACAATGTATATAAATATAAGGATAACCTATTAACTGGTTTTTACACTACAATAGTTCTATCCCTAATAAGTCTGCTATTTAGTGTTATTATAGGTTTATTTTTTGGAGTTTTTGGCAGAAGTCGATTCCTACCGCTAAGAGTCGTTTCAAAAATATATATAGAAATTATTAGAGGTACCCCCCTAATAGTACAGATATTAATATTTTTCTATGTTGTGGCTAATTTTATTGGTATAGATAATAGGTATGTAGCAGGTGTAATAATAATGTCTTTCTTCTCCGGTGCTTATATTGCAGAAATAATTAGAGCTGGTGTTGATAGTATTGGAGAGACACAAAGGGAGACTGCTAAGGCCATAGGGTTAAGTAAGACACAAACCTATAGGTATATTCTCTTTCCCCAGGTTTTAACCAGGGTTTTACCACCCCTTGCAGGGCAGTTTGCATCTTTAATTAAGGACTCATCCCTTCTATCTATTATTGCTATTAAAGAGTTTACAATGGCAGCTAGGGAGATAAATGCAAATACATTCTCTACAATTGAGAGTTATGTACCTTTAGCAGTTGGGTATCTACTATTAACTATACCTATATCTATATTAACAGGCTACTTAGAAAGGAAATTTAAATATGAAACTTGA
- a CDS encoding transporter substrate-binding domain-containing protein produces MKKLLIISIILLSFLGCKDDNNNKLTVAMELQYPPFEMSDESGNPSGISVDIAKDLGKYLGREVVIENIAWTGLIPSLQTNKADIIISSMTITDERAQVVDFSNPYIKSGLSLLINNESKVTGFADADKEGVVVAVKSGTTGANLAKNIFKKAEVRLFDEVAACVLEVSQGKADIFIYDVLTVYENYQRNIETTRMNLEPLPGSEGYWGMAVKKGNDELLRDVNKFIKEYQDNGGFNKLGDKYLGYIKTIFDDSGIPFFFDI; encoded by the coding sequence ATGAAAAAGTTATTAATAATATCAATAATTCTATTATCATTTCTTGGTTGTAAGGATGATAATAATAATAAATTAACAGTTGCAATGGAACTACAATATCCACCATTTGAAATGAGTGATGAGAGTGGAAACCCTTCTGGAATAAGTGTAGATATTGCTAAGGATCTTGGTAAATACTTAGGTAGAGAAGTGGTTATTGAGAATATCGCATGGACAGGCCTTATCCCTTCTTTACAGACAAATAAGGCGGATATCATTATATCCTCAATGACAATTACTGATGAAAGAGCTCAGGTAGTTGACTTTTCTAACCCGTATATTAAGTCTGGGTTAAGCCTACTAATTAATAATGAATCAAAAGTAACAGGTTTTGCAGATGCTGATAAAGAGGGTGTAGTTGTTGCTGTTAAATCTGGAACTACTGGAGCTAATTTAGCCAAAAATATTTTTAAAAAAGCGGAAGTTAGACTTTTTGATGAGGTAGCAGCCTGTGTTTTAGAAGTTTCCCAGGGGAAGGCAGATATTTTTATATACGATGTTTTAACAGTATACGAAAATTACCAAAGAAATATTGAAACTACAAGAATGAATCTAGAACCTCTACCAGGGTCAGAGGGGTATTGGGGAATGGCTGTTAAAAAAGGTAATGATGAGCTTTTAAGGGATGTTAATAAGTTTATTAAAGAGTACCAGGATAATGGAGGCTTTAATAAGTTAGGTGATAAATATCTAGGATATATAAAGACTATCTTCGATGATTCCGGAATTCCATTTTTCTTTGATATTTAA
- a CDS encoding FliI/YscN family ATPase translates to MEIFDKYISTLKELEPVKFTGSVTGIHGMVIESTGPQAVIGELCYITIDPDKDKKNPGRLWCEVVALKGTKVQLMAYGEMDGVKIGSLVTASGETLHVNVSDSMLGRVFDGLGRPTDGKGAIVDGKRYPAMNTPPDAMTRKKIEDRVVTGVKSIDGLIPIGKGQRVGIFAGSGVGKSTLMGMVARNTDADINVIALIGERGREVREFLENDLGEEGLKRSVIIVATGDSPPLARLKGAFVATAVAEYFRDQGKDVMLLFDSVTRFAMAQREIGLSTGEPPATRGYTPSVFTMLPKLLERAGTNERGSITGFYTILVEGDDMDEPIADAVRGILDGHIVLSRDLAHKFHYPAIDVLQSVSRLTNKITSKPVQQNIGYIRKMLALYRDKEDLINIGAYAKGSNPDIDEAIDKMQDINNFLRQDIDEGVSIDETLSRQGFISGHNFDGEA, encoded by the coding sequence TTGGAGATCTTTGATAAATACATTTCAACTTTAAAAGAGCTCGAACCTGTTAAGTTTACAGGAAGCGTAACTGGTATTCATGGTATGGTTATCGAGAGCACTGGACCTCAAGCTGTTATTGGAGAGTTATGTTATATAACTATTGATCCTGATAAGGATAAAAAGAACCCCGGACGTCTTTGGTGTGAAGTTGTTGCACTTAAGGGAACTAAGGTTCAACTTATGGCCTACGGCGAGATGGATGGTGTTAAAATTGGATCCCTTGTAACAGCAAGTGGAGAGACTCTTCATGTCAATGTATCCGATTCTATGTTAGGCCGGGTTTTTGATGGCCTTGGTAGGCCTACAGATGGTAAGGGAGCAATTGTCGATGGAAAGAGATACCCTGCTATGAATACTCCTCCTGATGCAATGACAAGGAAAAAAATAGAAGATAGGGTTGTAACAGGTGTTAAATCCATAGACGGTCTAATCCCTATAGGGAAGGGGCAACGTGTAGGTATTTTTGCAGGATCTGGTGTTGGTAAATCAACACTAATGGGAATGGTTGCAAGAAATACAGATGCGGATATAAATGTAATTGCATTAATTGGAGAGAGGGGTCGAGAGGTTCGTGAGTTTCTTGAAAATGACCTAGGAGAAGAGGGTCTTAAAAGATCTGTTATTATAGTTGCTACTGGGGATTCTCCCCCACTTGCCAGGTTAAAAGGGGCATTTGTCGCTACAGCTGTAGCAGAATATTTTAGAGATCAAGGAAAGGACGTTATGCTTCTTTTTGACTCTGTAACACGTTTTGCAATGGCTCAGAGGGAGATCGGTCTCTCTACTGGGGAACCTCCAGCCACAAGGGGATACACTCCATCGGTTTTTACTATGTTACCTAAACTCTTAGAAAGGGCTGGAACCAATGAGAGAGGTTCTATTACAGGCTTTTATACAATACTAGTAGAAGGTGATGATATGGATGAACCAATTGCAGATGCAGTACGGGGAATTTTAGATGGTCACATAGTACTAAGTAGGGATCTAGCCCATAAATTTCACTATCCCGCTATTGATGTTTTACAATCTGTATCCAGACTTACTAATAAAATTACAAGTAAGCCTGTACAGCAGAATATAGGTTACATAAGAAAGATGTTAGCCCTATATAGGGATAAGGAAGATTTAATAAATATTGGAGCCTATGCAAAGGGTTCTAACCCTGATATTGATGAAGCTATAGATAAGATGCAGGATATAAATAACTTTTTAAGACAGGATATTGATGAGGGGGTATCAATAGATGAGACCCTTTCTAGACAAGGCTTTATTTCGGGGCATAATTTTGATGGTGAAGCTTAA
- a CDS encoding amino acid ABC transporter ATP-binding protein: MKLELKNLSKSFGNHRVLTDVSIKLEDFDSLVLIGPSGGGKTTLLRLLAGLEKPQGGDVIINNKQIIYDEKYLSQYRKRIGMVYQAYNLFPHLTAVENITLPLIKVHNVKPKIAKEMAFDLLDRFNLGNQGNKKPIALSGGQQQRIAICRAVAIKPEYLLLDEPTSALDPEYTSEVLDLIYELRNEGMQLVLVTHEMGFAKEAADKVMFIEDEGIVQCGSASDVLNNSEDPRVRKFLNKVLKHTK, from the coding sequence ATGAAACTTGAGCTTAAAAATCTCTCAAAGAGTTTTGGAAATCATAGGGTTTTAACCGATGTTTCAATAAAACTAGAGGATTTTGACTCTCTAGTTTTAATAGGCCCCTCAGGTGGGGGAAAAACTACCCTATTAAGGTTATTAGCAGGCCTCGAAAAACCCCAGGGTGGAGATGTAATAATTAATAATAAACAAATTATATACGACGAGAAATATCTATCCCAATATAGAAAAAGAATAGGTATGGTATATCAAGCATACAACCTATTTCCCCACTTAACTGCAGTTGAAAATATAACCTTACCCCTAATTAAGGTTCATAATGTAAAACCTAAGATTGCAAAGGAGATGGCATTTGATCTTTTAGATAGGTTTAATCTAGGGAATCAGGGGAATAAAAAACCTATAGCACTATCAGGAGGTCAACAACAGAGGATAGCAATATGTAGGGCTGTTGCAATAAAACCGGAGTATCTTTTATTAGATGAACCTACATCAGCTTTAGACCCTGAATATACATCAGAAGTTTTAGACCTTATATATGAGTTAAGAAATGAGGGAATGCAGTTGGTACTAGTTACCCATGAAATGGGTTTTGCCAAGGAAGCAGCTGATAAGGTTATGTTTATAGAGGATGAGGGGATTGTTCAGTGTGGTTCGGCAAGTGATGTATTAAACAATAGTGAAGATCCTAGGGTTAGAAAGTTCCTAAATAAGGTTTTAAAACATACTAAATAA
- a CDS encoding periplasmic-type flagellar collar protein FlbB, which produces MANNSIAGMIGKSILLLLLIVILIIGGILWFDFLGVIDRGDSLNFITNLVGIDEETPVVDEESNIYLLDAVRLVKEREAIERREIALKSREEGITLEEAKNRQVLEELKEKEAAIIDKEKSLEEALNRYNDEQKNLETTVSYLAALPPQSVVDILNNYPVLKVVDTLRKEDEIALRDGRVSNSSTWILFMDAKKAAEVQDMMIKKPS; this is translated from the coding sequence ATGGCTAATAATTCAATCGCAGGAATGATAGGGAAATCCATACTGCTACTACTTCTTATAGTTATTTTAATAATTGGTGGAATTTTATGGTTTGACTTTTTAGGTGTTATAGATAGGGGAGACTCTCTTAATTTTATAACAAATTTAGTAGGAATTGATGAGGAGACTCCAGTTGTCGATGAAGAGTCTAATATCTACCTCCTTGATGCGGTACGTTTAGTAAAAGAGAGGGAAGCAATTGAGAGAAGGGAGATCGCTTTAAAATCCAGGGAAGAGGGTATCACTTTAGAAGAGGCTAAAAATAGACAGGTCTTAGAAGAGTTAAAGGAGAAAGAAGCTGCAATCATAGATAAGGAGAAATCCCTAGAAGAGGCTCTAAATAGGTATAATGATGAACAGAAAAACCTAGAAACAACTGTAAGCTATCTTGCTGCTCTTCCACCACAATCAGTAGTGGATATTTTAAATAACTACCCTGTTCTTAAGGTTGTTGATACTCTAAGAAAAGAGGATGAAATAGCTTTAAGGGATGGTCGGGTATCAAACTCATCAACATGGATTCTGTTTATGGATGCTAAAAAAGCGGCTGAAGTTCAGGATATGATGATTAAAAAACCTAGTTAA
- the pyrF gene encoding orotidine-5'-phosphate decarboxylase, which yields MFIEKYKKDVIYMSFMEQVKKRWVENNTLVCVGLDPDVEKIPAKYRELENPLFAFNKDIIDATAQYVCCYKPQIAYYNGVGLERDLELTINYIHESYPGIPVILDAKRGDIGSTAQMYVKEAFTRYKADSVTVNPYMGGDTLEPFLEQKDKATIILCRTSNPGAVDLQDLEIDGKPLYMHVASKATNSWNRNKNILLVVGATYPEELKKIREVIGDIPFLTPGIGAQGGDVEKAVKAGTTPDGTGMIINSSRGIIYAEDPSIAAKSLRDEINLYR from the coding sequence GTGTTTATAGAAAAATATAAAAAGGATGTAATATATATGTCATTTATGGAACAAGTTAAAAAGAGATGGGTAGAGAACAACACCCTTGTATGTGTTGGATTAGATCCTGATGTAGAGAAGATACCAGCAAAATATAGGGAGTTAGAAAACCCTTTATTTGCATTTAATAAGGATATTATTGATGCTACAGCCCAGTACGTATGCTGCTACAAACCACAAATTGCATATTATAACGGTGTTGGCCTTGAGAGGGACTTAGAGCTTACAATTAATTATATTCATGAGTCTTATCCAGGAATACCTGTAATATTAGATGCTAAACGTGGAGATATTGGTTCAACAGCTCAAATGTATGTAAAAGAGGCTTTTACTCGATATAAAGCGGACTCTGTTACTGTAAACCCGTATATGGGTGGAGATACCTTGGAGCCATTTTTAGAACAAAAAGATAAGGCTACAATTATACTTTGTAGAACTTCTAACCCAGGAGCTGTTGATCTTCAGGACCTAGAAATTGATGGGAAACCACTCTATATGCATGTTGCTAGTAAGGCGACTAATAGTTGGAATAGGAATAAAAACATTCTTCTAGTAGTAGGTGCAACTTATCCTGAGGAGCTTAAAAAAATTAGAGAAGTTATTGGGGATATCCCATTTTTAACACCCGGTATTGGTGCTCAAGGTGGCGATGTGGAGAAGGCTGTTAAAGCTGGAACTACACCAGATGGTACTGGAATGATAATTAACTCATCCCGTGGTATTATCTACGCAGAAGACCCTTCTATTGCAGCTAAAAGTTTAAGGGATGAAATAAACCTATATAGATAG
- a CDS encoding flagellar export protein FliJ translates to MKKFKFNLETVLSIRENIEKEWEAKLGLANKEVQLVKNRISEIESKLNSSRLSSVDISQMQVKCIYEDRLLYQKKREESLLKEKELDRDRVKEVYLQKSMERKVIDKLKDNSLKKYKKESLKEETMFINEINNSSKIRERLLGGTV, encoded by the coding sequence ATGAAAAAGTTTAAATTTAACCTAGAGACTGTTTTATCAATTAGAGAAAATATTGAAAAAGAGTGGGAAGCTAAACTTGGACTAGCTAATAAAGAAGTTCAACTGGTAAAAAACAGAATCTCAGAAATAGAGAGTAAGTTAAACTCCTCTAGATTAAGTAGTGTGGATATAAGCCAGATGCAGGTTAAATGTATATATGAAGATAGATTGTTATACCAAAAGAAGAGGGAAGAGTCCCTTTTAAAAGAGAAAGAGTTAGATAGGGATAGGGTTAAAGAGGTTTATCTTCAAAAATCCATGGAGAGAAAAGTTATAGATAAACTAAAGGATAACTCCCTTAAAAAGTATAAAAAAGAGAGTCTTAAAGAAGAGACAATGTTTATAAATGAGATAAATAACTCATCAAAAATTAGAGAAAGATTACTTGGGGGTACTGTATAA
- a CDS encoding RHS repeat domain-containing protein: MALDSTEFFSSESICCKNCLTKVKKNENTHYSHSAMTREFNISYNELGQEVLRESDNDTSIMSYDAVGRMTSYLHKNRRQIVRAESFVYNELGQKILSVDETGAMSSYDYNALGQLAKAEYSYDSGYLKQSFAELKDLGYFKDKHDIWNYNSQLKINNGKRSNKNSLDRWDMSFEEQQLVRDASDLINPSWKYLDFNKNIWSEEFNYDVNGNINSKTTPFGTVDYSYNEENQLLVAGKKSFEFDYNGNMIKEIVNGNEIDMSYNFENRLSTYIEDVQKITYTYDVLEEETLDLLVIIARTI; encoded by the coding sequence GTGGCTCTTGATAGTACAGAGTTCTTTTCATCAGAAAGCATCTGCTGTAAAAACTGTTTAACTAAAGTTAAGAAAAACGAAAACACACATTATTCCCATAGTGCCATGACTAGAGAGTTTAACATCAGTTACAATGAACTTGGTCAAGAAGTTTTAAGAGAAAGTGATAATGATACTTCCATTATGTCTTATGATGCTGTTGGAAGAATGACTTCATACTTACATAAAAACCGCCGACAAATAGTTCGAGCTGAAAGTTTTGTATATAATGAATTAGGACAGAAAATACTTTCTGTAGATGAAACAGGAGCAATGAGCTCATATGATTACAATGCCTTAGGACAGCTTGCAAAGGCAGAGTATTCTTATGACTCTGGCTATTTAAAACAATCTTTTGCTGAATTAAAAGATTTAGGGTATTTTAAAGATAAGCATGATATATGGAATTATAATTCACAATTAAAGATAAATAATGGAAAAAGAAGTAATAAAAATAGTTTAGATCGTTGGGACATGTCATTTGAAGAGCAACAATTAGTTCGAGACGCTTCAGATCTTATTAATCCATCATGGAAATATCTTGATTTTAATAAAAATATATGGAGTGAAGAGTTTAACTATGATGTGAATGGTAATATAAATTCTAAAACAACTCCTTTTGGTACAGTTGATTATAGTTACAATGAAGAAAATCAATTGTTAGTAGCTGGTAAAAAAAGCTTTGAGTTTGACTATAATGGAAATATGATTAAAGAGATTGTTAATGGAAATGAAATTGATATGTCCTACAATTTTGAAAACAGACTATCTACTTATATAGAAGATGTACAAAAAATAACTTATACATACGATGTATTGGAAGAAGAAACTCTCGATCTGTTGGTTATTATAGCGAGAACAATATAG
- a CDS encoding RHS repeat-associated core domain-containing protein, with protein MYSQVLTTDETRWHYTHETFYRHDNLGSVVAYEENNSIRPVKYTVFGNTVNMWNWPDKENFFGYNGKIEDMETGLYNYGFRDYSPVNMRWTTVDPIRDGTNWYAYVGNDPINYIDPLGLAEFRANPGDDDITIAIDVIGGTNFGETDYGQKVVSNLKDLNDKGQIKYKDLGTTTRAQHINYFGFKDEVININNNPSLSITLDELPGRLTHEGTHNVQATQGFVYGIDKEVQAFDNAAQVDIELGITPNTPTMEQLKEDYPQHFDLKPDLGTVVGVLLDPWKYSIPPRPAASFEKDFNDTEDNGECE; from the coding sequence TTGTATTCGCAAGTATTAACAACAGATGAAACTAGATGGCATTATACACATGAAACTTTTTATAGACATGATAATTTAGGTTCAGTTGTAGCTTATGAAGAAAATAATTCAATTAGACCTGTAAAATATACTGTATTTGGTAATACTGTTAATATGTGGAATTGGCCTGACAAGGAAAACTTTTTCGGATATAATGGTAAAATAGAAGATATGGAAACAGGATTATATAATTACGGATTTAGAGACTATTCACCGGTTAACATGAGATGGACGACTGTTGATCCAATCCGTGATGGCACAAACTGGTATGCTTATGTTGGGAATGATCCGATTAACTATATAGATCCGTTGGGGTTAGCTGAATTTAGAGCTAATCCAGGAGATGATGATATCACTATTGCAATTGATGTTATAGGTGGGACAAACTTTGGTGAAACTGACTATGGCCAGAAAGTTGTATCAAATTTAAAAGATTTAAATGATAAGGGACAGATAAAATATAAAGATCTAGGAACAACAACTAGAGCTCAGCATATAAATTATTTTGGTTTTAAAGATGAGGTTATAAATATAAATAATAATCCATCATTAAGTATTACATTAGACGAATTACCTGGTAGATTAACTCATGAAGGAACTCATAATGTTCAAGCTACACAAGGCTTTGTTTATGGTATTGATAAAGAAGTGCAAGCATTTGATAATGCAGCACAAGTAGATATTGAATTAGGAATAACTCCAAACACTCCTACAATGGAGCAATTAAAAGAGGATTATCCACAACATTTTGATCTAAAACCTGATTTAGGAACAGTTGTTGGTGTATTGCTAGATCCATGGAAATATTCTATTCCTCCAAGACCCGCAGCTTCCTTTGAAAAAGATTTTAATGATACAGAAGATAATGGTGAGTGCGAATGA
- the fliH gene encoding flagellar assembly protein FliH has product MAKNVFRPMEIMNLVQKVEIQAPVFESIEEVEELDELTEMEEYTGPTADDLRREAEEFKQRWEQEKSFLVSQAENEANQIKERAQESSAKMAQDKVDDAQIESNKLIDEATLTLNRAKDEAEKIINEAKAETEKIKAEAYNEGVNLGKEEGYNSGRDEVQRLVDRVHKVLNAAIDKRRDIIMEAENQMVELVLLISQKVVKVISEEQKNVVLSNVIQALRKMKSRGEVEIKVNLADVALTTEHIKDFMEMIESVSAITVLEDSTIEKGGCIIETNLGRIDARISSQLREIEDRIRDLMPIKADMEKKRLEEFGDL; this is encoded by the coding sequence ATGGCAAAAAATGTATTTAGACCAATGGAAATAATGAATCTCGTACAAAAAGTAGAAATCCAAGCTCCTGTTTTTGAAAGTATAGAAGAAGTTGAAGAGTTAGATGAACTTACTGAGATGGAAGAGTATACAGGGCCTACAGCAGACGATCTAAGAAGGGAAGCTGAAGAGTTTAAGCAAAGGTGGGAGCAGGAGAAGAGTTTTCTTGTATCTCAAGCTGAAAATGAAGCTAACCAGATTAAAGAGAGAGCCCAGGAATCTAGTGCGAAAATGGCTCAAGATAAGGTTGATGATGCACAAATTGAGTCAAATAAACTAATAGACGAAGCTACTTTAACCTTAAACAGAGCTAAAGATGAAGCAGAAAAAATAATCAACGAAGCAAAGGCTGAGACTGAGAAAATAAAGGCTGAAGCTTATAACGAGGGAGTTAACCTTGGAAAGGAAGAGGGGTATAACTCTGGTAGAGATGAGGTCCAAAGATTAGTTGATAGGGTTCATAAAGTTTTAAATGCAGCCATTGATAAGAGACGGGATATAATAATGGAGGCTGAAAACCAAATGGTTGAGCTTGTTTTATTAATATCTCAGAAAGTAGTTAAAGTAATCTCGGAAGAGCAAAAAAATGTTGTTTTAAGTAATGTTATTCAGGCCTTAAGAAAAATGAAAAGCCGGGGTGAAGTTGAGATTAAGGTAAACTTAGCAGATGTTGCTTTAACAACAGAACACATAAAAGATTTTATGGAGATGATAGAGAGTGTCTCTGCAATTACGGTATTAGAAGATTCAACTATAGAGAAGGGTGGTTGTATAATTGAGACTAACCTTGGTCGAATAGATGCAAGAATATCCAGTCAGTTAAGAGAGATAGAAGATAGAATTCGGGACTTAATGCCTATTAAAGCGGATATGGAGAAGAAGAGGTTAGAGGAATTTGGAGATCTTTGA